The region GACTTGCCCTTCCTTAGCTGGTTGTCGCGATAGATCCGGATGGCGGAGTACATGCAGTCCCGCTCGATGGGGCAAGACGTGCAGTTTGTTGCGGAGCCGGCAGCGGGAGGCTTCTGGGAGGGTGTGAATTGCGTGAGGTACCCAGTTGAGGAGACGGTTCGTAGCTTCAATTTCCTCTCACCGTCGCCGTCACCATCGCTAGTGccaaaagaagatgaaggcgaagtAACAGCCCCTTCAACAAGCCAAAGCAAAAAGTCAACGTCGTGACAACTTTTCGTCAGCAAACTTCCATCTCCATTTTCAGTTTCCCGTCTCCAGTTCCCACGGACATAACTGTGTGCAAAATGCCAGTACCCGACTGGCTCGGTGTGCTCTACTGAGACAATATCGCCAATGACCTTTTCTTCTCGAACCAGTCGTctcagaagaagattgtGGGGGCTGTAGCGGAGTACATGGCCAATTGAGAAGATACTTCTTGGCTGTCTGGTGTAAGCGGCGTAGACGCTGAGACAATCATCCAACGACAACGCAAGAGGTTTCTCGCAGAGGACATGGAGATCGAGCAGGTTCGCCTTTGCGAGGGCCTTCAGGACGAGAATGTGTGTTTCGTCAAGGGTGCAGATGAGCACGCCGTCAACCCCTCCTTTTACTTCGCTCTCTCCTTCATTATCCGCATTTGCACTTGCTTGATGCCGTCGTCTTCGTTCAGTTTCATACTGGATCCAACTTTCCCACCCGTCGAACTCTTCTCCTGTACTGGGAGCTCTATCGCCCCAAATATATTTCTGGCCTAGCTGGCGCCGCTTGTAGGGGTCTGGCTCTGCGACTGCGCCGATGCGTGCGCGCGTAGAAGATGTGATTGCGCGGGCGTAGGCGCTGCCGCGGGAGCCGGCGCCGATTATGAGGAAGGTGAGTTGTTTCATGCTTAGACTTCTTCGATATGGAGCTATTCGGTCTTGGAAACCGTAGATGACAAGAGAGGGGTGGATGAGGGGCGCCTTAAAAGGACGACCGCTAAAGGTGTCACGGTTACATTGCAGGATGGCTGATTGGAGGATACCAGAGGGGCCAAGGCTGGGGATAGGCACCAGCACATCTATGGGGTAAATATAAAACTAGAAGCTGGTTTGTAGATCCATCCTTAAGGTAAGACATTTCATACGAAGTACAGCGCTATATAATATGGTGTTGTTGCCTCCATTGCTCGTTTTACTCCAGTATATTTCCACGTGACTCGGAATACCTAGAGTCCTCTTTAGACAGCGCTAGAGGCCTCTAGGTAGAACATTCCAAGATTATCTTACAGACAAATGTACTGGAAGATCTAAAGGCAACGTTGCGTCTCAATCTATTCCTTGCTACACCAAGATTTCCACATTGGACTAAGTCCAAACGCAAAACCTGCAACGAATATTGTCACCTAGTAGACCACCAACCCTGTGGCTTGACGGAACTGATCACGAGTGAGGGGAAGATAGGTGATGCATTGACGGTAACCTAACCGCAAAGGTCTCAGGGCAGAGGAGCATCGGCACTCCGTAGTTAGTAGAGCATGGCAGATCTAAGTCCTCCGTGCCACCTTTGGTGCTCTCCAAACCGACGCGGTTTCGGCTCACCACGGTACTGCAATACCAGTCATCAATCTCAACCATCAAATCATCACCAGGTGCAGTACACCTTCATACCGGCTGGCTCCATCTCGTGACTCAGATACGCCGGCCAATGGTCTCCGCGGTACCCTGCAATATGTGATTCTTCAAGCCGCTTGTTCCCCGTTCTGCATGCGCAACAAGCCACCGTAACCCAACTCCCTACCGACACTGCTCTTTTATACCGTCTAGACGTCGAAGTCATGTGGATTCTCGTAAAACCGTTCCATTTGTAGATAAATAAGCTGTTGGAGATGCTCaaaagggaaagggcagaaggaagctgtatcaGTTTCTTCATTTGCCGTACGGGCTCCTCCTCTCTGGCGGCCGGTATGTCCTCTTCGACTCTTATCTCTGCCATTTCCATATGCTCTAGCCTTGCCGTGGTCCCTCCGGTGACTCCATCCCTGAGAGTCCTCGCGGGAATTGCTCTGCTCTCGGTTCTTCTCTGGAGCTGTACAATCTCTTGCAAAATGCCCCTTCTTGCCGCAATTGAAGCATCTTCTTTGCTCTGCTCGATTGGCTGATTTGCTGATTACCTCTGCTCGTCTCTCTGCTCGAGTCGatatttctttctcctccaatCGAGATAATATAACTGCCCGTTTGGTGTCTCCAATAGACCTAAGACCATCTGCATAGGCCTCATATTCGGGCGGCAATCCACATAGGAAAAGTACCATCAATGCATCCTGATCCAGGTATTCCTTTTCCCATACATCTTTGACTTCCTCATGTAGCTTTTCAAGATCCTGGATAGCCTCCCTAATCTTCATCTTAGGATCCATCTTCCATGTGAATAGCCGCATCAGAAGGTTGACCTTCCTTCTAGGGTTCACAGCCTCGTATTTCTCCATGAGGTAGATCCAGATATCTCCACTGATCTCAAGGTTCTTCACTGCATTtgcatcctcttccgagaTATAGGCTGTTAAATATGTGACAGCAAGTAAGTTGTGGTCAATATAATCCTCATCTTGCATTGCCTGATGGAGAAGCTCGGTCTTCCCATCAATTCTCATCTTTCTGGTATTCTCGACCACCTTCCAGCATTTCTGAAGCCTTAAGAGGCCCtcaattttcttcttccataACCTGATGTTCGACGCGTCCAGTACATCATATTTGACACCCACTGGCTTGATTCGATCACCCTTATCAAGGGGGGGAAGTCTCTCTGATTGCCTTGACATCCCCGATGTCAGTTCTTCTATACTTAGTATCCTGTATACTGGCTCTCCTTGTAGCTGCTTGCTAGGATCGTCGATCTCGATGCTATTAGCGCTTTGGATTCTCTCCGGTACAGTTCTCTCGACTGTCTTGTCTGTCTCGGCTGTCTCAGTCGGCTCTATATCGACCGTCTCGCTCGCCCCTGGCGCCGTCTCGGTCTGGTCAATTTTCTCTGTTGATCTGTCAAATGCCCAGGGGAGGCTCATCCCGGCTAAGTCTCCCATATTCTCTCGGCTCGATCTCCCAGTCCGTTGGTTTCGTCTTCGAGCCGGCGGCATCCGCCTTATTCGATTCTAGGTTCGTAGTCAATAGCTCGGTCGGGGATAGATAGGCAGGTTGTATCAACTACAAAAGATAGCCTACTAGAGATTGTGCGCCATATAACAATTGATTTTCTATTTGATGACGatatatttcttcttcaacgtAATACACACAGCGGTCAGGTCAGGGGTGGGGGATCACGCCAACTATATCACGTGGCACAAGCCATGAGGCTTAACCTGTTGTGGATCAGGTTTggaaatatgaggccacgTGATCACCGGTGgattgaccggacatcgcCTGGTTCTAGAAGGTTCCCACCCTCTGTATGTATATATAGCGGGGGAACAGAAAAGTAAGAATAAGGAAATAAaggaatctatcgtcaacaagatagatgatcaatcgtcatatgggatccgatccttagtaggctacgttggtgtagttgatacagtttcctcctgccctttcccctttgagcatattccacagTGTACACCTGGTGTACACGAGGAATGTCACATGATATTTCCGTATCATGATCGCATAACGCTGCCTGGGGAGGATAAGCTTTAAACAGAATATTGATTGTTAAGGCCTGGTGCAACTGGAGGTTTGTCGCACTGATGCAATTGGTATCCGCGGGGTCAAGGTGTTGGAAGTGGCCCGCATCGTAcagggttgaaggttgaaGTAGCGGAGTATGCAGGTTGGGGAGTGCTGAATGAATCTTCGGCGTAAAAGGCTCTGTAACTTTGGTTGCAGGTGCAAGGGATCACTGAATACATGGTGGTTCTGCGAGCTCCATATTTATCATGAAAAAGGTTTCATCCAGGAAAATATCGTGCTTTTTCGTTGCGTATCTCGCCTGCTGTGTTGGGTACCTCGTCCAGGAAAGGGCTTCGGTTATCTCTTTTTCGAAGGAAAAGGCCATTTTGACGTCTGATGTGACGGATGTCATCAGATGAGATGAGTTGAGTCTGCTGTAACgatggagacgatgagaGAATGGAGACGATAAATTTAATAAGGGATGATGGACGGAGCTCAGATGAGGCGATGAgtgggaagaaaagggaatTGTATCAGTGGGCAGCTCAGTGCTCACTGGGCTTAATG is a window of Aspergillus nidulans FGSC A4 chromosome VI DNA encoding:
- a CDS encoding Gfo/Idh/MocA family protein (transcript_id=CADANIAT00010224); the protein is MKQLTFLIIGAGSRGSAYARAITSSTRARIGAVAEPDPYKRRQLGQKYIWGDRAPSTGEEFDGWESWIQYETERRRRHQASANADNEGESEVKGGVDGVLICTLDETHILVLKALAKANLLDLHVLCEKPLALSLDDCLSVYAAYTRQPRSIFSIGHVLRYSPHNLLLRRLVREEKVIGDIVSVEHTEPVGYWHFAHSYVRGNWRRETENGDGSLLTKSCHDVDFLLWLVEGAVTSPSSSFGTSDGDGDGERKLKLRTVSSTGYLTQFTPSQKPPAAGSATNCTSCPIERDCMYSAIRIYRDNQLRKGKSGWPVKIVCPDIEDYLPSPHGKDGNGTEDGNLENGAEGDLNAAEHHLLSTLQQDYDDNTPDEVIKRRPWYGRCVWESDNDVVDDQFVSLAWDVLPSSPSSQTTFRSTTKRNGPGITANLHMIAPTQDQCVRRGRIYGTHGEITYTSSSITIYTFADNETRILEIPKQPPEEEEAHGGGDYGLARGFVGAVEKVINEGWEAEKAQRMFVGCSLDDVIKSHGVVFAAEESRRHEGVVKWGEWWAGKLAGVGL
- a CDS encoding uncharacterized protein (transcript_id=CADANIAT00010225), with amino-acid sequence MSLPWAFDRSTEKIDQTETAPGASETVDIEPTETAETDKTVERTVPERIQSANSIEIDDPSKQLQGEPVYRILSIEELTSGMSRQSERLPPLDKGDRIKPVGVKYDVLDASNIRLWKKKIEGLLRLQKCWKVVENTRKMRIDGKTELLHQAMQDEDYIDHNLLAVTYLTAYISEEDANAVKNLEISGDIWIYLMEKYEAVNPRRKVNLLMRLFTWKMDPKMKIREAIQDLEKLHEEVKDVWEKEYLDQDALMVLFLCGLPPEYEAYADGLRSIGDTKRAVILSRLEEKEISTRAERRAEVISKSANRAEQRRCFNCGKKGHFARDCTAPEKNREQSNSREDSQGWSHRRDHGKARAYGNGRDKSRRGHTGRQRGGARTANEETDTASFCPFPFEHLQQLIYLQMERFYENPHDFDV